The following proteins are co-located in the Neodiprion virginianus isolate iyNeoVirg1 chromosome 6, iyNeoVirg1.1, whole genome shotgun sequence genome:
- the LOC124307004 gene encoding nose resistant to fluoxetine protein 6-like isoform X2, translating to MTDWIGGTTSKYEWTLCVPSSCTYAEIREKIDTSLDPLRVEGRVDLEVSMTENSCHTAETAIRKLDTADWIYVTLLILFAVIAISSTAFDLITRNKYEGNRKDVKQVVLTSFSFYTNGKTLLNTKRNGDSIGCLDGLRFISICWIIYGHTHYHTIVGVQLDVSNVHIMHENWSTLLVLNGNIVTDTFFLLSGLLLAYTKYSQKQRNRSSSLNLFELYLHRYVRLTPVYAMVIGFCSTIYNKFGSGPEWDVVITAAKESCQANWWANLLYVNNMVTVEDICITQSWYLAVDMQLLWLSPIFLYPMLKFSRGTIFWVVLGIGLAVAIVVPFSITYAMELTGTMLYYKDQTDVANVFLEIYTKTYARAGSYLIGIGIGYFLAKSKSLSIQIPKAYAIIGWIVTAVLLGTTVFGPRGMYYSDHVYNRLEASFYAGFHRPAFALAISWIIFACVNGKAGPINGLLAWTGWLPLSRLTYSAYLSHFIVLLYNSGIARAPGNVTPYTVVHDFLGNLVLVLGLSTVISLVFEMPFMTLDRVLWKIKGRQADTRANLPDPAKLENTEEIYKSIKGSLSSVSQIYTDVAGIAKSVGGSYVTNFDPSNGYYVDQVDRSSKPENVYTYIVGSQIGTPRSERRYDVPTNRATNSAEGRFDSSDDIVNFTESIGTQQTTGVDNRAYQV from the exons ATGACAGACTGGATCGGAGGCACTACAAGTAAATATGAATGGACTTTGTGCGTTCCGTCGAGTTGCACATACGCAGAGATTCGAGAGAAGATCGACACGTCTCTCGATCCTCTGAGGGTGGAGGGTAGAGTTGACCTGGAGGTCAGTATGACAGAGAATTCCTGCCACACCGCTGAAACCGCCATAAGGAAATTGGATACAGCTGATTGGATTTACGT TACTCTCCTGATATTATTCGCAGTGATTGCAATATCCAGCACAGCCTTTGATCTGATTACGAGAAACAAGTACGAGGGGAACCGGAAAG ATGTGAAACAGGTCGTTCTCACTTCCTTCTCGTTTTACACAAATGGCAAGACTTTGCTGAACACCAAAAGAAACGGTGATTCAATTGGGTGCTTGGACGGATTGAGATTCATCAGTATATGCTGGATCATTTACGGTCACACGCATTACCACACGATCGTCGGTGTCCAATTGGATGTCAGCAACGTACATATC ATGCATGAGAATTGGAGTACGCTCTTGGTGCTGAACGGCAACATCGTAACTGACACGTTTTTCCTCTTAAGCGGTCTGCTTCTAGCATACACAAAATATTCTCAGAAGCAAAGAAACCGAAGTTCCTCCTTAAATCTGTTCGAGCTGTACCTTCATCGCTACGTGAG GTTAACACCCGTTTACGCAATGGTGATTGGTTTCTGCTCAACGATCTACAACAAGTTTGGTTCCGGACCCGAATGGGACGTTGTGATCACCGCGGCCAAAGAATCTTGCCAGGCAAATTGGTGGGCCAACTTGCTCTACGTCAACAACATGGTCACCGTCGAAGACATA TGTATAACGCAGTCATGGTATCTGGCGGTCGACATGCAGCTACTTTGGCTTTCACCGATATTCCTTTACCCGATGCTCAAGTTCAGTCGGGGCACCATCTTCTGGGTTGTTCTTGGGATCGGTTTGGCCGTCGCGATTGTCGTTCCTTTTAGCATAACTTACGCGATGGAACTCACGGGGACAATGCTGTACTACAAAGA CCAAACTGACGTGGCCAATGTCTTTTTGGAAATCTACACGAAAACGTACGCCAGGGCCGGATCTTACTTGATTGGAATAGGGATTGGATACTTTCTCGCAAAATCAAAATCTCTATCCATCCAAATACCGAAG GCATACGCGATAATCGGATGGATCGTTACAGCGGTACTATTAGGGACAACGGTATTCGGACCACGAGGAATGTACTACTCCGATCACGTTTACAACAGACTGGAGGCGAGTTTTTACGCGGGATTTCACAGGCCAGCTTTCGCACTGGCAATTTCCTGGATAATATTCGCGTGCGTAAACGGAAAAGCAG GTCCGATTAACGGGCTTCTGGCTTGGACTGGATGGCTGCCGTTGAGCAGATTGACGTACAGCGCTTATCTGTCTCACTTCATAGTGCTACTCTACAATTCCGGAATCGCCCGAGCACCCGGAAACGTGACGCCCTACACTGTG GTTCACGACTTCTTGGGCAACTTGGTCCTCGTCCTGGGATTGTCGACGGTGATAAGCCTGGTCTTCGAGATGCCGTTTATGACGCTGGACCGAGTTCTGTGGAAGATCAAGGGTCGGCAGGCGGACACGAGGGCGAATTTGCCGGATCCTGCCAAGCTGGAAAACACTGAAGAAATTTACAAATCGATCAAAGGCTCGCTGTCGTCGGTGTCGCAGATATACACGGACGTTGCTGGCATAGCGAAATCCGTGGGTGGATCCTACGTGACGAACTTTGACCCGAGCAACGGCTACTACGTTGACCAGGTGGACAGATCGTCTAAACCCGAGAACGTTTACACCTACATAGTCGGATCGCAAATCGGTACTCCACGGTCCGAAAGAAGGTACGACGTGCCAACGAACCGGGCGACCAACTCCGCGGAAGGTCGCTTCGATTCCTCGGACGATATCGTCAATTTCACCGAAAGCATAGGCACCCAGCAGACGACGGGAGTTGACAACAGGGCGTATCAGGTCTGA
- the LOC124307634 gene encoding heart- and neural crest derivatives-expressed protein 1-like, whose translation MLGGYEAQAEYYPQWHQPYNYMTQLPYGPVGIPDPVEVHSTYWAAADSGISGGSSGAGSPAASTPPLIEEIGVQEPSHYSPSSHSSHYSKSTTTTTTTNHHHHNHHHHHHHQQYNAHQMTSGSGHQSYPGLMYQACQTESATRQSEFLGGSLQPSDHLQRVHDVREGMVVRPKRRNTANKKERRRTQSINNAFADLRDCIPNVPTDTKLSKIKTLRLAASYIGYLMAVLDSDEGEEPQSFKAEILSSSRRNKSQQNAIETSGQSTSLVQEEGPKGKGRTGWPQHMWALELKQEPQA comes from the exons ATGTTGGGAGGCTACGAGGCTCAGGCAGAATATTACCCTCAATGGCATCAGCCGTACAACTACATGACCCAGCTGCCCTACG GACCCGTCGGAATTCCGGACCCGGTCGAGGTTCATTCGACGTATTGGGCAGCGGCGGATTCCGGAATATCCGGGGGCAGTTCGGGGGCCGGAAGTCCGGCGGCCTCGACGCCGCCGTTGATCGAAGAGATCGGAGTCCAGGAACCGTCGCACTATTCCCCTTCGTCGCATTCCTCGCACTACTCGAAatcaacgacgacgacgacgacgacgaaccaccaccatcacaatcaccatcatcatcatcatcaccaacAGTACAACGCCCATCAGATGACGAGTGGCTCGGGGCACCAATCTTATCCCGGTTTGATGTACCAGGCTTGTCAGACCGAGTCTGCGACTAGGCAGAGCGAATTTCTTGGGGGCTCGTTGCAGccctccgaccaccttcaacgCGTCCACGACGTCAGGGAAGGGATGGTCGTAAGGCCGAAACGGAGGAACACCGCGAATAAAAAGGAGAGAAGACGCACCCAGAGCATCAACAACGCCTTCGCCGATCTCAGGGACTGCATACCGAACGTACCGACCGACACGAAACTTTCCAAGATAAAAACACTCAGGCTCGCGGCTTCCTACATTGGGTACTTAATGGCGGTTCTCGACAGCGACGAGGGAGAGGAACCGCAGAGTTTTAAGGCAGAAATTTTGTCCAGTAGCAGGCGTAACAAGTCTCAACAAAACGCG ATCGAGACTTCCGGTCAGAGCACTTCCTTGGTGCAAGAAGAAGGCCCCAAGGGTAAGGGTAGAACTGGATGGCCACAGCATATGTGGGCCTTGGAACTGAAGCAGGAACCTCAGGCCTGA